The Zalophus californianus isolate mZalCal1 chromosome 7, mZalCal1.pri.v2, whole genome shotgun sequence genome includes a region encoding these proteins:
- the HSD17B8 gene encoding estradiol 17-beta-dehydrogenase 8 yields the protein MASQLRLRSALALVTGAGSGIGRAVSVRLAREGATVAACDLDKAAACKTVWLLGGQGSEEVAPGGAHAAFQADVSESGAVRRLLEQVQACFSRPPSVVVSCAGITRDEFLLRMSEDDWDKVIAVNLKGIFLVTQAAAQALVSSGCHGSIINISSIIGKVGNMGQTNYAASKAGVIGLTQTAARELGRHGIRCNSVLPGFITTPMTQKVPQKVLDKVAGMIPMGHMGDPEDVADVVAFLASEDSGYITGASVEVTGGLFM from the exons ATGGCGTCTCAGCTCAGGCTCCGCTCCGCGCTGGCCCTGGTCACAG GCGCGGGTAGCGGCATCGGCCGGGCTGTCAGTGTGCGCCTCGCCAGAGAGGGGGCCACCGTGGCCGCTTGCGACCTGGACAAGGCGGCGGCATGCAAGACGGTGTGGCTGCTGGGCGGGCAGGGGAGCGAGGAGGTGGCGCCCGGCGGGGCCCACGCCGCCTTCCAGGCTGACGTGTCTGAGTCCGGGGCGGTCAGGCGCCTGCTGGAACAAGTACAG GCCTGCTTTTCTCGCCCGCCGTCTGTCGTTGTGTCCTGTGCGGGGATCACGAGGGATGAGTTTCTGCTCCGCATGTCTGAGGATGACTGGGACAAAGTCATAGCTGTCAATCTCAAG GGCATCTTTCTAGTCACTCAGGCTGCAGCCCAAGCCCTGGTGTCCAGTGGTTGCCATGGGTCCATCATCAACATCAGTAGCATCATAGGGAAG GTGGGGAACATGGGACAGACAAACTATGCAGCATCCAAGGCTGGAGTGATCGGGCTCACCCAGACGGCAGCTCGGGAGCTTGGACG ACATGGGATCCGCTGTAACTCTGTCCTCCCAGGGTTCATTACAACACCCATGACACAGAAAGTGCCACAGAAAGTGCTGGACAAG GTGGCTGGAATGATCCCAATGGGACACATGGGGGACCCTGAGG ATGTGGCAGATGTGGTGGCATTCTTGGCATCTGAAGACAGTGGATACATCACAGGGGCCTCGGTGGAAGTCACTG GAGGTCTTTTCATGTAA